The following are from one region of the Bacteroidia bacterium genome:
- a CDS encoding neutral/alkaline non-lysosomal ceramidase N-terminal domain-containing protein: MSSYWIGAAKQDITAEVAGIGMIGWGVFGNTVKDVQSRLFARAFVIKDSQTSRKVALVTCDLAFITTGVRQYVLKKIAAYSEKLGITDQNLLLMANHTHSAPGGYSHYPLYNLTVSGYSPEVFNKIVNGIFDAIVQADANQKPGKIYFDTAEFSANDPVAFNRSIDAYNLNPDVIKYDFNHRHLATDREMQLLRFDTEDDKPIGCLNWFAIHTTTVHNDKHSISSDNKGCASELFEQWQTGGEQGRNEGFISAFANGAAGDVTPNFKKHFGDKLWRGESRDDFENLKQHGKLQFEKAKQIWQSSSQKAPLSVRVDALQAYVDFTNIEVDAAYTDKTGCKTGTAHIGSEFTAGTKEGPGTNRLIVSTFEVIEKIRQKISPTLDRNIQGNKISIIDCANHSSLGIQNFHKIPLLSKIDPYIRALARCSANDSFGSQPLTPNILPIQLVVLGEIAIIAAPAEFTTVAGKRLKNTVQGILSNENIQKVIFAGYANAYAGYVATFEEYQLQRYEGASTHFGQYTLAAYQTMFAWLATEAILNRFERSHFTTVKPYEFSDAELEKRMYDPKNPY; the protein is encoded by the coding sequence ATGAGTTCATATTGGATAGGTGCTGCTAAACAGGATATTACCGCAGAGGTAGCGGGAATCGGGATGATAGGCTGGGGGGTTTTTGGGAATACCGTTAAAGACGTTCAGTCTCGGTTATTTGCCAGAGCGTTTGTGATTAAAGACAGCCAAACGAGCCGAAAAGTAGCCCTTGTTACCTGCGATTTAGCTTTTATCACAACCGGAGTTCGCCAGTATGTTTTGAAAAAAATAGCAGCATATTCAGAGAAGTTAGGTATCACGGATCAAAATCTGCTCCTTATGGCAAATCACACTCATTCTGCTCCCGGCGGGTACTCACACTATCCGCTTTACAACCTAACTGTTTCCGGATATTCTCCCGAAGTCTTTAACAAAATCGTAAACGGAATCTTTGACGCTATTGTTCAAGCTGATGCAAACCAAAAACCCGGGAAAATATACTTCGATACCGCCGAATTTTCCGCCAATGACCCAGTAGCCTTCAACCGTTCAATAGATGCCTATAACTTAAATCCCGATGTGATAAAATACGATTTTAACCACCGGCATTTAGCTACAGACCGAGAGATGCAGCTCTTACGCTTTGATACTGAGGATGATAAACCCATAGGCTGCCTCAACTGGTTTGCTATTCACACCACTACGGTACATAATGACAAGCATTCGATTTCTTCAGACAACAAAGGTTGCGCCTCCGAATTATTTGAACAATGGCAAACCGGTGGCGAACAAGGCAGAAACGAAGGTTTTATCTCTGCATTCGCTAATGGAGCAGCCGGAGACGTAACGCCGAACTTCAAAAAACACTTTGGCGATAAACTTTGGCGGGGCGAATCTCGTGATGACTTTGAAAACCTGAAGCAGCATGGTAAACTACAGTTTGAAAAAGCTAAGCAAATTTGGCAATCGAGTAGCCAAAAAGCCCCTTTATCCGTTCGCGTAGATGCCTTACAGGCATACGTAGATTTTACCAACATAGAAGTAGATGCTGCTTACACAGATAAAACAGGCTGCAAAACCGGAACAGCCCATATAGGCTCAGAATTTACCGCAGGTACTAAAGAAGGACCCGGAACAAACAGATTGATAGTCAGCACTTTTGAAGTAATAGAAAAAATCCGCCAAAAAATAAGCCCAACACTTGACCGCAATATACAGGGGAATAAAATCTCGATTATAGACTGTGCCAATCATTCTTCTTTGGGTATTCAGAATTTTCATAAGATACCGCTTCTTTCCAAAATAGACCCGTACATTCGTGCCTTAGCAAGATGTTCAGCTAATGATTCATTTGGTAGTCAGCCGCTTACACCGAATATTTTGCCCATTCAATTGGTTGTCTTAGGAGAAATAGCTATCATTGCTGCTCCAGCGGAATTTACTACTGTTGCCGGTAAAAGGCTGAAAAACACCGTACAAGGGATTTTATCCAATGAAAATATCCAAAAAGTAATTTTTGCCGGCTATGCAAATGCGTACGCCGGCTATGTTGCTACTTTTGAAGAATATCAACTACAACGGTATGAAGGAGCCAGCACCCATTTTGGCCAATATACCTTAGCTGCTTATCAAACAATGTTTGCGTGGCTGGCTACCGAAGCAATTTTAAACCGCTTTGAACGTAGCCACTTTACCACAGTTAAGCCATACGAGTTTTCAGACGCAGAACTCGAAAAACGAATGTATGACCCTAAAAATCCTTATTAA